Proteins encoded together in one Microcebus murinus isolate Inina chromosome 16, M.murinus_Inina_mat1.0, whole genome shotgun sequence window:
- the CALM3 gene encoding calmodulin-3: MADQLTEEQIAEFKEAFSLFDKDGDGTITTKELGTVMRSLGQNPTEAELQDMINEVDADGNGTIDFPEFLTMMARKMKDTDSEEEIREAFRVFDKDGNGYISAAELRHVMTNLGEKLTDEEVDEMIREADIDGDGQVNYEEFVQMMTAK; this comes from the exons ATG GCTGACCAGCTGACTGAGGAGCAGATCGCAG AGTTCAAGGAGGCCTTCTCCCTCTTCGACAAGGATGGAGATGGCACTATCACCACCAAGGAGTTGGGGACAGTGATGAGATCCCTGGGACAGAACCCCACTGAAGCAGAGCTGCAGGACATGATCAATGAGGTGGATGCAGATG GGAATGGGACCATTGACTTCCCAGAGTTCCTGACCATGATGGCCAGAAAGATGAAGGACACAGACAGTGAGGAGGAGATCCGAGAGGCGTTCCGTGTCTTTGACAAG gatgGGAATGGCTACATCAGCGCTGCAGAGCTGCGTCACGTAATGACGAACCTGGGGGAGAAGCTGACCGACGAGGAAGTGGATGAGATGATCAGAGAGGCTGACATCGATGGAGACGGCCAGGTCAATTATGAAG AGTTTGTACAGATGATGACTGCGAAgtga
- the PTGIR gene encoding prostacyclin receptor, translating to MADSCRNLTYVRGSVGPATSTLMFVAGVAGNGLALGILGARRRRSRPSAFAVLVTGLAVTDLLGTCFLSPAVFVAYARNSSLLGLARGGPALCDAFAFAMTFFGLASTLILFAMAVERCLALSHPYRYARLDAPRCARLALPAIYAFCALFCALPLAGLGQHQQYCPGSWCFVRLRAAEPGGCAFSLAYASLVALLVAAIFLCNGSVTLSLCRMYRQQRRPPGSLVPGLRAGEDEVDYLILLALMTGIMAVCSLPLTVRGFTQAISPDSSEMGDLLAFRFNAFNPILDPWVFILFRKAVFQQLKLWFCCLCPGPARGDTQTSLSQPISGRRDPRDPSAHEGKEGGWVPLSAWGEGQAAPLPPAQRPGSSTVGTPSKAEATVACSLC from the exons ATGGCGGATTCGTGCCGCAACCTCACCTACGTGCGGGGCTCGGTGGGGCCGGCCACCAGCACCCTCATGTTCGTGGCGGGCGTGGCGGGCAACGGGCTGGCGCTGGGCATCCTgggcgcgcggcggcggcggtcgCGCCCGTCGGCCTTCGCCGTGCTGGTCACCGGGCTGGCGGTGACAGACCTGCTGGGCACGTGCTTCCTGAGCCCGGCCGTGTTCGTGGCCTACGCCCGCAACAGCTCGCTGCTGGGCCTGGCGCGGGGCGGGCCCGCGCTGTGCGACGCCTTCGCCTTCGCCATGACCTTCTTCGGCCTGGCCTCCACGCTCATCCTCTTCGCCATGGCGGTGGAGCGCTGCCTGGCGCTCAGCCACCCCTACCGGTACGCGCGGCTGGACGCGCCGCGCTGCGCCCGCCTGGCGCTGCCCGCCATCTACGCCTTCTGCGCGCTCTTCTGCGCGCTGCCGCTGGCCGGCCTGGGCCAGCACCAGCAGTACTGCCCGGGCAGCTGGTGCTTCGTCCGCCTGCGCGCCGCCGAGCCCGGCGGCTGCGCCTTCTCGCTGGCCTACGCCAGCCTCGTGGCCCTGCTGGTGGCCGCCATCTTCCTGTGCAACGGCTCGGTCACGCTCAGCCTGTGCCGCATGTACCGCCAGCAGAGGCGCCCCCCGGGCTCGCTGGTGCCCGGGCTCCGCGCGGGCGAGGACGAGGTGGACTATCTCATTCTGCTGGCCCTCATGACGGGCATCATGGCCGTGTGCTCCCTGCCCCTCACG GTCCGCGGCTTCACCCAGGCCATCAGCCCCGACAGCAGCGAGATGGGGGACCTCCTGGCCTTCCGCTTCAATGCCTTCAACCCCATCCTGGACCCCTGGGTCTTCATCCTTTTCCGCAAGGCCGTCTTCCAGCAACTCAAGCTCTGGTTCTGCTGCCTGTGTCCTGGGCCCGCCCGAGGCGACACGCAGACTTCCCTCTCCCAGCCCATCTCTGGGAGGAGGGACCCAAGGGACCCCTCTGCccatgaggggaaggaggggggctGGGTGCCTTTGTCAGCCTGGGGCGAGGGGCAGGCGGCACCCTTGCCCCCCGCACAGCGGCCCGGCAGCAGCACCGTGGGAACGCCATCCAAAGCAGAGGCCACTGTCGCCTGCTCCCTCTGCTGA
- the GNG8 gene encoding guanine nucleotide-binding protein G(I)/G(S)/G(O) subunit gamma-8, with translation MSNNMAKIAEARKTVEQLKLEVNIDRMKVSQAAAELLAFCEMHAKDDPLVTAVPAAENPFRDKRLFCVLL, from the exons ATGTCCAACAACATGGCCAAGATCGCCGAGGCCCGCAAGACGGTGGAACAGCTGAAGCTGGAGGTGAACATCGACCGCATGAAG GTGTCGCAGGCAGCGGCGGAGCTCCTGGCTTTCTGCGAGATGCACGCCAAAGACGACCCACTAGTGACGGCGGTACCCGCTGCCGAGAACCCCTTCCGCGACAAGCGCCTCTTTTGTGTGCTGCTCTGA